In the Sandaracinus amylolyticus genome, CGACGTGGTGGATCCGGCAGGCGATCACGCGCGCGATCGCCGATCAGGCGCGCACGATCCGCATCCCGGTCCACATGATCGAGACGATCAACAAGCTGATCCGGACCTCGCGTTATCTCGTCCAGGAGCTCGGCCGCGAGCCGACGCCGGAGGAGATCGCCGAGAAGATGGAGATGCCGCTCGACAAGGTCCGCAAGGTCCTGAAGATCGCGAAGGAGCCCATCTCGCTCGAGACTCCGATCGGCGAGGAGGAAGACTCGCATCTCGGAGACTTCATCGAGGACAAGTCGGTGGTCAGCCCGATCGAGGCGGTCATCAACATGAACCTCGAGGAGCAGACGCGTCGTGTGCTCAAGACGCTGACGCCGCGCGAGGAGAAGGTCCTCCGCATGCGCTTCGGCATCGGCGAGAAGAGCGACCACACGCTCGAAGAGGTCGGTCAGGACTTCGAGGTGACGCGCGAGCGCATTCGTCAGATCGAGGCGAAGGCGCTGAGGAAGCTGAGGCATCCCAGTCGGAGCAAGCAGCTTCGGTCGTTCATCGAGAACAACTGAGCGAGAAGAAGCCCCGGGGTCGAGAGACCGCCGGGGCTTCGAGCTTCTGGGGGACTGCCGAGCACGCGCAGGTGGCACGTGGACGAGCACGCGGGACGAGCACGTGCACGAGCAGGCGGGCGCGGCGCTCAGGAAGCCGGGGTGCTGAAACGCGCGGCGCCCAGCTTGGTCAGCATTGCGACGACGCGCTCGATGAGTTGCTTGGCCTGGTCCGTGTCGACGCGCGCTTCGGGGATTCGCGCAATCACGTCGAGGAGCGCGCCGCACTCCATTGCTGAGCCACGAGCGATGCTCAGGTGGCGTCGCCGGTCGTCGCGCGTCGACCGGCCCATCGCTTCGGCGACGTTGAGCGGGATCGACGTCGCAGCGCGACGGAGTTGATCTCCGATCGGGCCGTAGCCACGGGGCACTCGGTCCGCGAGCACGAGCGCGAGCGAGAGGAAATCGAGTGACGTGCGGTACACATCGAGCCGTTCGTAGTCGAGCATGCGGCCACCATCGTCCGTGCCGCGGCGCCGGTGCCTGGGAACGCGTGCTCGTGCACGTGCTCGTCCCGCGTGCTCGTCCACGTGCCACCTGCACGTGCTCGGTTGTTCGGTCGCTCATCCCTGGCTAGAACCGAAGCCGACGGGCCCATAGCTCAATCGGTCAGAGCTCCCCGCTCATAACGGGGCGTGTCCTGGTTCGAGTCCAGGTGGGCCTATTCATAAGGGCGTTCGAAGATCAGCACGTGCGCGCTCGACGCATCGAAGCCGACGAAGCGCCAGCCGTTCTGCCCTGCTTCGTTCGCCCAGCGCCCCTCGTCCCAGCCGTGCCGGACCGTCATGTAGCGCCAACGCGTTCCGGGCGCGGATTGCGCCTCGGCGCGTGGCAGCACCAGCACCGCGGCCGCGAAGCCGAGCGCGAAGGTCAGACCGAGCGCGAGGCCGAGCCAGAAGCCATGTCTTGCCGTCATCCGCGCGAGTATGACCCGCGCTCGTGCGCGGATCGCGCGCTCGCACGAACCCGCGCGAGAGCGAGGCGGAATGCGTGTCGTGCCGTCACGACAGCCAGGTCCAGCGGCGCCCGACTTGCTTCCAGCCGCGAAGAGGGGTACACGCCCCGCCCACGAGGAGCGGACGACTTTGCGGGAACAGTTGAGGGCGCTGGTCAAGCTCGCGGAGATCGATTCCCAGGCCCGTGGAATCGATGATCGACTCAAGGGCATCCCGGCCGAGCTCGACGAGCGCCGCGCCGCGGTTCGCGCCCTCGAAGCACTGGTCGAGCGACAGCGCTCGACGATCACCGAAGCCGAACGCCTGCTCGCGCAGCAGGACAACGACATCGCCTCGCGCAACGACGCGCTCTCGAAGGCGAAGGGGAAGAGCGCGAAGGCGCGCACGATGCGCGAGGCCGAGGCCGCAGAGCGCGAGCTCGACTCGATCCGCAAGTCGATCAAGGACGGCGAGACCGAGAAGGAGCGCCTCCGCGAGAAGGTCGCGCAGACCACCGCAGCGCTCGCCGATCCGACGAAGACGCTCGACGAGCAGAAGGCCGAGCTCGCCGCATCCGAAGCCGCCGCCGAGACGAAGCTCGGCGACCTGCGCACGGAGCGCGAGCGCGTCGTCGCAGGTCGCGACGAGTACGCGAAGAAGATCGACAAGCAGTACATCCGCCTCTACGACCGCCTGCGCACCAAGCTCACGCCTGCGGTCTGCGAGGTCGTCGGCGAGACGTGCATCGGGT is a window encoding:
- a CDS encoding zinc ribbon domain-containing protein yields the protein MRVVPSRQPGPAAPDLLPAAKRGTRPAHEERTTLREQLRALVKLAEIDSQARGIDDRLKGIPAELDERRAAVRALEALVERQRSTITEAERLLAQQDNDIASRNDALSKAKGKSAKARTMREAEAAERELDSIRKSIKDGETEKERLREKVAQTTAALADPTKTLDEQKAELAASEAAAETKLGDLRTERERVVAGRDEYAKKIDKQYIRLYDRLRTKLTPAVCEVVGETCIGCRMQMPPQRFIQLQRGTEIMQCQMCQRIVFHKDVLGD
- a CDS encoding four helix bundle protein, which gives rise to MLDYERLDVYRTSLDFLSLALVLADRVPRGYGPIGDQLRRAATSIPLNVAEAMGRSTRDDRRRHLSIARGSAMECGALLDVIARIPEARVDTDQAKQLIERVVAMLTKLGAARFSTPAS